In Eucalyptus grandis isolate ANBG69807.140 chromosome 4, ASM1654582v1, whole genome shotgun sequence, the following proteins share a genomic window:
- the LOC104441028 gene encoding stem-specific protein TSJT1-like → MLGIFKKGLAHPPQELNSPHPMQAAAAATREPKFPREILEDFLATHQSGSSGSNAFSVSFEDGALLAYARPEKSYSVHQRLFCGMDDIYCIFRGSLNNLCSLIKQYGLNKGANEAMLVVDAYRTLRDRGPYPADQVLKDLDGDYGFVLYDGKARTVFAASGAEEGVRLFWGVAADGSLVISDNLEAVKGSCAKSFAPFPAGCMFHSEHGLMSFEHPRNKVKAMPRIDSEGVMCGANFKVDVQSKVQAMPRVGSEADWAVWGQNAI, encoded by the exons atGCTGGGGATATTCAAGAAGGGCCTGGCTCACCCGCCACAGGAGCTCAACAGCCCGCACCCGAtgcaggcggcggcggcggcaacgaggGAGCCCAAGTTCCCGAGGGAGATCTTGGAGGATTTCCTGGCTACCCATCAGTCCGGCAGCAGCGGCAGCAATGCCTTCTCGGTCAGCTTCGAAGACGGCGCCCTGCTCGCTTACGCTCGCCCCGAGAAGTCCTACTCGGTCCATCAAAG ATTGTTCTGCGGCATGGACGACATCTACTGCATCTTCCGGGGCAGCCTGAACAACCTGTGCAGCCTCATCAAGCAGTACGGCCTGAACAAGGGCGCGAACGAGGCCATGCTCGTGGTCGACGCCTACCGGACCCTCCGCGACCGGGGCCCGTACCCGGCCGACCAGGTCCTCAAGGACCTGGACGGCGACTACGGCTTCGTGCTCTATGACGGCAAGGCCAGGACCGTCTTCGCCGCATCC GGAGCGGAAGAAGGGGTGAGGCTGTTCTGGGGGGTTGCAGCAGACGGTTCTCTGGTGATCTCGGACAACCTGGAGGCTGTGAAAGGGAGCTGTGCCAAATCGTTTGCTCCATTCCCTGCAG GATGTATGTTTCATAGCGAGCATGGATTGATGAGCTTCGAACATCCAAGGAACAAGGTGAAGGCGATGCCAAGAATCGACAGCGAGGGAGTCATGTGTGGGGCCAATTTCAAGGTCGATGTGCAATCAAAGGTTCAAGCTATGCCACGTGTCGGGAGTGAAGCCGACTGGGCAgtttggggccaaaatgcaatatGA